A genomic stretch from uncultured Pseudodesulfovibrio sp. includes:
- a CDS encoding metallophosphoesterase family protein, translating to MSRIAIMSDVHANFEALKAVLADLDGVAVDAVYCLGDQIGYGPNPQQCVDMLRERGVNCLMGNHEQGLINIYYLRGFNQPAADALRKTREMLSEETYQWLVSRPKSMVEYGCRFVHGTPPDFVAEYLWKYEKNMGEIFARYPEDICFAGHTHDLIRYAHRGGVSEKLPLNQGETLLDPDMRHLVNIGAVGQPRDGDNRAKYGLFDLDSRILTMRFVEYDIQKTVDDIRRHGFHRAFGDRLW from the coding sequence ATGAGTCGAATTGCCATCATGTCTGATGTTCATGCTAATTTTGAAGCATTGAAAGCAGTGCTTGCGGACCTGGACGGGGTTGCGGTGGATGCAGTGTACTGTCTCGGCGACCAGATAGGATATGGCCCGAACCCGCAGCAGTGCGTGGATATGCTTCGGGAGCGTGGCGTTAATTGTCTCATGGGCAATCATGAGCAGGGACTCATTAATATCTACTACCTCCGGGGTTTTAACCAGCCTGCGGCGGATGCTTTGCGCAAGACGCGGGAGATGCTTTCCGAAGAAACCTACCAGTGGCTTGTTTCGCGCCCCAAGAGCATGGTGGAATATGGATGTCGGTTCGTGCACGGCACGCCGCCGGATTTTGTGGCCGAGTACCTGTGGAAGTATGAAAAGAATATGGGCGAGATCTTTGCCCGGTATCCAGAAGACATCTGTTTTGCAGGGCACACCCATGATCTGATCCGATATGCGCACCGGGGGGGGGTATCTGAAAAGCTGCCCTTGAATCAGGGAGAGACCCTGCTTGACCCCGACATGCGCCATCTGGTGAATATCGGTGCCGTTGGTCAGCCCAGAGACGGTGACAATCGGGCAAAATACGGACTTTTCGATCTGGATTCCCGCATCCTGACCATGCGTTTCGTCGAATATGACATTCAGAAAACCGTGGACGATATTCGCAGACACGGATTCCATCGCGCCTTTGGCGACCGCCTTTGGTAG
- the acs gene encoding acetate--CoA ligase: MDQSGTVDSLLQEERVFRPLPQLVIEANVNPQELEAAHKFARMDSLGYWEEAADELDWFKKWDQVLDDKDAPFYRWFPGARCNIVYNALDRHIETANKNKLALIWEGEPGDQRKYTYFELYREVNRFANALRSLGIRKGDRVVIYMPPLPETIVAMLAAAKIGAIHSVVFAGFSAKALRQRINDAQAKLLITADGFYRNGQIINLKETADEALVGACADCVDSMVVVRRCNLSVDMMDGRDFQYEDLVRQERNEAPTEVMDADDPLFLMYTSGTTGKPKGIVHSHAGYMVGVNRTLTTVFDIKPTDIFWCTADPGWVTGHSAGVYGPLMAGTTSVMYEGHPNYPQADRLWSIVAKYGVTTFYTAPTMIRMLMRFGTQYPKQHDLSSLRLLGSVGEPISPEAWTWLYKNIGRSECPVLDTWWQTETGMFMIAPMPISLLKPGSVTKPLPGVECDVVDRDGNPVPPGKGGLLVVTKPWPAMMTGYWNDDDAFKECWEKIPGVYYAGDVAKKDEDGYFWIQGRADDVINIAGHRIGSAELEAAFGMHRAVSECAVIGVPDKIKGEAAKAFVQLNADFDPDDDLVKDLKRTIRNELGPVAVIKSIEFRDKLPKTRSGKIMRRVLKAEESGHEIGDLTGLEDD; this comes from the coding sequence ATGGACCAGTCAGGAACAGTAGACAGCTTGTTGCAGGAAGAGCGGGTATTTCGACCGCTTCCGCAATTGGTTATCGAGGCCAACGTCAATCCCCAGGAACTGGAGGCTGCGCATAAGTTCGCGCGCATGGACTCCCTTGGTTACTGGGAGGAGGCTGCTGACGAGCTGGACTGGTTCAAGAAGTGGGATCAGGTGCTCGATGACAAGGATGCGCCTTTCTATCGCTGGTTCCCCGGCGCACGGTGCAATATTGTATACAACGCCCTTGACCGGCACATAGAGACTGCCAACAAGAACAAGCTTGCCCTGATCTGGGAGGGTGAACCCGGCGATCAGCGTAAATACACCTATTTTGAATTGTACCGCGAGGTAAACAGGTTCGCCAACGCCTTGCGTTCTCTTGGTATCCGTAAGGGAGACCGGGTGGTCATTTATATGCCGCCGCTCCCGGAAACCATTGTTGCGATGTTGGCCGCTGCCAAGATCGGGGCTATCCACTCCGTGGTCTTTGCCGGATTTTCAGCCAAGGCATTGCGCCAGCGCATCAACGATGCCCAGGCCAAACTGCTCATCACCGCCGACGGATTCTATCGAAACGGTCAGATCATCAATCTCAAGGAAACCGCCGACGAGGCATTGGTCGGCGCCTGTGCCGACTGCGTTGATTCCATGGTCGTGGTTCGTCGTTGTAATCTCAGCGTGGACATGATGGATGGGCGGGACTTCCAATATGAAGATCTTGTCCGTCAGGAACGCAACGAAGCCCCGACCGAAGTCATGGACGCGGACGACCCGCTCTTCCTGATGTATACCTCCGGCACTACGGGCAAGCCCAAGGGTATCGTTCATTCGCACGCCGGGTACATGGTGGGTGTGAACCGGACGCTGACCACGGTGTTCGACATCAAACCGACCGATATTTTCTGGTGTACCGCTGATCCTGGCTGGGTCACCGGACACAGTGCCGGGGTCTATGGCCCGCTCATGGCAGGCACTACCTCCGTCATGTATGAAGGGCATCCCAATTATCCGCAGGCGGATCGACTCTGGTCCATTGTGGCGAAATACGGGGTGACGACCTTTTACACCGCGCCGACCATGATTCGTATGCTTATGCGGTTCGGCACCCAGTATCCCAAACAGCATGATCTATCGAGTCTCCGTCTGCTCGGCTCCGTGGGTGAACCCATTTCTCCTGAAGCATGGACCTGGCTTTACAAGAATATCGGTCGCTCGGAATGCCCGGTGCTTGATACGTGGTGGCAGACCGAAACAGGCATGTTCATGATCGCCCCCATGCCCATCTCATTGCTCAAGCCCGGTTCCGTGACCAAGCCGCTACCCGGTGTGGAGTGTGATGTGGTGGACCGTGACGGCAACCCCGTGCCGCCCGGCAAGGGCGGACTTCTCGTCGTGACCAAACCGTGGCCTGCGATGATGACCGGCTATTGGAATGACGACGACGCCTTCAAGGAATGCTGGGAGAAAATCCCCGGCGTGTACTATGCGGGGGATGTGGCCAAGAAGGACGAAGACGGCTATTTCTGGATTCAGGGCCGGGCCGATGATGTCATCAATATTGCCGGGCACCGTATCGGTTCAGCCGAGCTTGAAGCCGCCTTTGGCATGCATCGGGCCGTGTCCGAGTGCGCGGTTATCGGCGTGCCTGACAAGATCAAGGGTGAAGCTGCCAAGGCCTTCGTGCAGCTCAACGCCGATTTCGATCCTGACGATGATCTTGTCAAAGATCTTAAACGGACCATCCGTAACGAACTCGGACCCGTGGCCGTGATCAAATCCATCGAATTTCGCGATAAACTGCCAAAGACCCGATCCGGCAAGATCATGCGTCGCGTGCTCAAGGCCGAAGAATCCGGCCACGAAATAGGCGATCTCACCGGGCTTGAGGACGATTAG
- a CDS encoding LytTR family DNA-binding domain-containing protein gives MPKLKTLLIHPDPEIRAALRDVLGEVPFIQVLGEAVTAFEAMEMLEAIPYGVFFLGIDLPGGASGIEMAQMLAGRKNKPALVFISDSEGEAYSAFELGATDYLLWPPAPGRMARTMDRLQTFKTRFREVPPPEPHMEESDDVPDAGSEQTVKLPLPEEEQDSFLAALKAAWDQTANRRPEIDKLAVSQDGRTILIPYDQIIFVEAFEDYSYVHTANQKFLSSHRLKNLEDRLGPHRFFRVHRKYLVNLDMVTEIASMPGSNFMLRTAGRTRIELPISRRRIAELKKIIGL, from the coding sequence ATGCCCAAGCTGAAAACTCTCCTCATCCACCCCGACCCGGAAATCCGCGCAGCCCTGCGAGATGTCCTGGGTGAGGTCCCTTTCATTCAGGTTCTGGGCGAGGCTGTGACCGCTTTTGAGGCCATGGAAATGCTCGAAGCCATCCCGTACGGCGTGTTTTTTTTGGGCATTGATCTGCCGGGCGGAGCCAGTGGTATCGAGATGGCCCAGATGCTGGCCGGACGCAAGAACAAGCCTGCCCTGGTGTTTATTTCGGATTCGGAAGGCGAGGCCTATTCCGCCTTTGAGCTGGGGGCCACGGATTACCTGCTCTGGCCGCCTGCTCCGGGCCGCATGGCGCGGACTATGGACAGGCTCCAGACTTTCAAGACCAGATTTCGTGAGGTGCCGCCGCCCGAGCCGCACATGGAGGAGTCGGACGATGTCCCTGACGCTGGCAGTGAGCAGACTGTGAAGTTGCCTTTGCCGGAAGAGGAACAGGATTCCTTTCTGGCCGCGCTCAAAGCCGCATGGGATCAGACCGCTAATCGCAGGCCGGAAATCGACAAACTCGCCGTAAGTCAGGACGGACGTACCATCCTCATCCCCTACGATCAGATCATTTTCGTGGAGGCTTTCGAAGATTATTCTTACGTGCATACTGCCAATCAGAAATTTCTCTCGTCCCACCGTCTCAAAAATCTTGAGGATCGGCTGGGGCCACATCGGTTTTTCCGGGTACACCGCAAGTATCTGGTGAATCTCGACATGGTTACAGAAATAGCCAGCATGCCCGGCTCGAACTTCATGTTGCGCACGGCAGGCCGGACCCGCATCGAGTTGCCGATCAGTCGACGGCGCATCGCTGAGTTGAAGAAGATCATCGGGCTGTAA